One genomic region from Nocardioides plantarum encodes:
- a CDS encoding amidohydrolase family protein, whose protein sequence is MAEELYDGDIVDAHHHVWRQADMPWLSGPMVPRIFGPYEPIRRDYLVEEYVEDARASGIGTSVYVQPNWPLDRVVEEVRWIAELHERTGWPMAMVGCADLFSEDAGEVMRTQQALSPLVVGTRLQLHWHERPEFRFADGPDRMKDPVFDRNLASLPDLGWLFELQVFAGQMSDAAALVRAHPQVTFVLVHAGMLVDRGDADELSRWRLGMDLLAALPNVVVKLTGQGTFVHRLDPDLLRFVADEVLDRFGSDRAMFGTNFPVEKLWTSMPELTRAWKRAVGHRMPREQADVFSHTARRVYGLGTAGA, encoded by the coding sequence ATGGCTGAGGAGCTGTACGACGGCGACATCGTCGACGCCCACCACCACGTATGGCGGCAGGCCGACATGCCGTGGCTCTCCGGTCCCATGGTGCCCCGCATCTTCGGACCCTACGAGCCGATCCGACGCGACTACCTGGTCGAGGAGTACGTCGAGGACGCCCGCGCCTCCGGCATCGGGACCTCGGTCTACGTGCAACCCAACTGGCCGCTGGACCGGGTCGTCGAGGAGGTGCGCTGGATCGCCGAGCTCCACGAGAGGACCGGCTGGCCGATGGCCATGGTCGGCTGTGCCGACCTGTTCTCCGAGGACGCCGGCGAGGTCATGCGGACCCAGCAGGCACTGAGCCCGCTCGTGGTCGGGACGCGACTCCAGCTGCACTGGCACGAGCGCCCGGAGTTCCGCTTCGCCGACGGCCCCGACCGCATGAAGGACCCGGTCTTCGACCGCAACCTCGCGAGCCTGCCCGATCTCGGCTGGCTCTTCGAGCTGCAGGTCTTCGCCGGCCAGATGTCCGACGCTGCCGCGCTGGTCCGGGCGCACCCCCAGGTCACCTTCGTCCTGGTCCACGCCGGCATGCTCGTCGACCGGGGCGACGCCGACGAGCTCAGCCGATGGCGCCTCGGCATGGACCTGCTCGCCGCCCTCCCCAACGTGGTGGTCAAGCTGACCGGACAGGGCACGTTCGTGCACCGCCTCGACCCCGACCTCCTGCGCTTCGTCGCCGACGAGGTCCTCGACCGCTTCGGGTCGGACCGGGCGATGTTCGGCACCAACTTCCCGGTCGAGAAGCTGTGGACCTCGATGCCCGAGCTGACCCGGGCGTGGAAGCGGGCGGTGGGTCACCGCATGCCCCGGGAGCAGGCCGACGTCTTCTCGCACACCGCCCGTCGCGTCTACGGGCTGGGAACCGCCGGTGCGTGA
- a CDS encoding vWA domain-containing protein, with product MPTTSPAVRPATVDPRLVSRTQDHLFAFLRALHDAGLAVPATKQRDFLAGIETIAPSTTGQLYWVGVATIVTSESGHQVFDEVFRRFFGSPEDAVLVIDEPAEDPDADADAEEEQSSAPGESQAEDLLVAETSGSGLRAGLSSPELPKRFGGTSASARAVMREIAAELPRAVPRARSRRYRPGRRRDRVDLRAVYLESRRTQGEIVRLRWRHRPTQTRRVLVLIDVSGSMKQHSPDYLRFAHTVLATCSGVEVFTFGTRLTRVTSALRHRDVDEALGSLAPLVLDADGGTLIGESLTEFLRDAHFVTMARGALVLVLSDGLERGDCTAMVGAVGRLSRLAHRLVWWSPLACDPAYRPLTRGMAAVVGDLDALAGVRDLETALTQVRSSFSRAPAHHPTRRNHG from the coding sequence ATGCCGACGACTAGTCCCGCGGTGCGCCCGGCGACGGTCGACCCGCGCCTCGTCTCCCGCACCCAGGACCACCTGTTCGCCTTCCTGCGGGCCCTGCACGACGCGGGGCTCGCCGTACCGGCCACCAAGCAGCGCGACTTCCTCGCCGGCATCGAGACCATCGCGCCGTCCACCACCGGGCAGCTCTACTGGGTGGGGGTCGCCACGATCGTCACCTCCGAGTCCGGGCACCAGGTCTTCGACGAGGTGTTCCGCCGCTTCTTCGGCTCACCCGAGGACGCCGTCCTCGTCATCGACGAGCCTGCGGAGGACCCCGACGCGGACGCAGATGCGGAGGAGGAGCAGAGCTCGGCGCCGGGGGAGAGCCAGGCCGAGGACCTCCTCGTCGCGGAGACGAGCGGCTCGGGCCTGCGGGCCGGGCTGAGCAGCCCCGAGCTGCCCAAGCGCTTCGGGGGCACCTCGGCGTCGGCACGCGCGGTGATGCGCGAGATCGCCGCTGAGCTGCCCCGCGCGGTTCCCCGGGCGCGCTCGCGCCGCTACCGACCAGGACGTCGGCGCGACCGGGTGGACCTGCGCGCGGTCTACCTCGAGTCTCGGCGCACCCAGGGCGAGATCGTCCGGCTGCGGTGGCGGCACCGGCCGACGCAGACTCGTCGCGTCCTGGTGCTCATCGACGTCTCGGGCTCCATGAAGCAGCACAGCCCCGACTACCTCCGCTTCGCGCACACCGTGCTCGCAACATGCTCGGGCGTGGAGGTCTTCACCTTCGGCACCCGGCTGACCCGGGTGACCTCGGCCCTGCGCCACCGCGACGTAGACGAGGCGCTGGGCTCCTTGGCGCCGCTGGTCCTCGACGCTGACGGGGGGACGCTCATCGGCGAGAGCCTGACGGAGTTCCTGCGCGACGCGCACTTCGTGACCATGGCGCGGGGCGCGCTCGTGCTGGTCCTCTCCGACGGCCTCGAGCGCGGCGACTGCACGGCCATGGTCGGGGCCGTCGGGCGCCTCTCCCGGCTCGCGCACCGGCTCGTCTGGTGGTCCCCCCTGGCGTGCGACCCGGCCTACCGGCCGCTGACCCGGGGCATGGCCGCGGTGGTCGGCGACCTCGACGCCCTGGCGGGCGTCCGTGACCTCGAGACCGCGCTGACCCAGGTGCGCAGCTCGTTCTCCCGCGCTCCCGCGCACCACCCCACCAGGAGGAACCATGGCTGA
- a CDS encoding AAA family ATPase, with product MLIDHATLDRELSERRYFADEGLLTAVRLAVALGRPLLLEGEPGVGKTEVSHVLADVLGRELIRLQCYEGIDVSQALYEWDYPKQLLSLRAAEVDGAVVPDLYDDAFVLERPLLKALRSPAGAVLLIDEIDRADSEFEAFLLEFLDGFQITIPETGTVTATVPPVVVLTSNRTRELHDALKRRCLYHWIPFPQPERERAIVEAQAPGLSARSAAQLVRSVNVIRSLGPVKRPGIAESIAWAQGAVALSEDGTAWGESLRASLGLLVKNEEDVELVATHDREVFTDADD from the coding sequence ATGCTCATCGACCACGCCACGCTGGACCGCGAGCTGTCCGAGCGCCGGTACTTCGCGGACGAGGGCCTGCTGACCGCCGTACGGCTGGCCGTCGCCCTGGGACGCCCGCTGCTGCTGGAGGGCGAGCCCGGAGTCGGCAAGACCGAGGTCTCGCACGTGCTCGCCGACGTACTCGGCCGCGAGCTCATCCGCCTGCAGTGCTACGAGGGGATCGACGTGTCCCAGGCGCTCTACGAGTGGGACTACCCCAAGCAGCTGCTGAGCCTGCGTGCCGCCGAGGTGGACGGTGCCGTGGTCCCCGACCTGTACGACGACGCGTTCGTCCTGGAGCGGCCTCTCCTCAAGGCCCTGCGCAGCCCGGCGGGAGCGGTCCTGCTGATCGACGAGATCGACCGCGCCGACAGCGAGTTCGAGGCGTTCCTGCTGGAGTTCCTCGACGGCTTCCAGATCACCATCCCCGAGACGGGCACGGTGACCGCGACCGTGCCGCCGGTCGTGGTCCTGACCTCCAACCGGACCCGCGAGCTGCACGACGCGCTCAAGCGTCGCTGCCTCTACCACTGGATCCCCTTCCCCCAGCCCGAGCGCGAGCGGGCCATCGTCGAGGCCCAGGCGCCCGGGCTGAGCGCACGCAGCGCCGCACAGCTGGTGCGCTCGGTCAACGTCATCCGCAGCCTGGGGCCGGTGAAGCGGCCGGGGATCGCGGAGTCGATCGCGTGGGCCCAGGGAGCCGTGGCGCTCTCGGAGGACGGCACCGCGTGGGGCGAGTCGCTGCGCGCGTCCCTCGGGCTCCTGGTCAAGAACGAGGAGGACGTCGAGCTGGTCGCGACCCACGACCGCGAGGTGTTCACCGATGCCGACGACTAG
- a CDS encoding xanthine dehydrogenase family protein molybdopterin-binding subunit: protein MALLRGRGYASVNYPTGMNLGGDPSQALIHATTMGGFVVSLSSVDLGQGLKTIAAQCAAETLGMPMDSVIVDTADTDTGPHCMGTFASRGTHRVGNAVIMAAREAREVMLQVAAEELEVDADDLETDGSGFVRLKGSPETKIHIQDIALAAHFKQGKTISGRGIFLKERSYPVPETGEMDPDSAQAHACTVAEVEVDDETGIVTVLSLHNAYEIGRALNPAMVTQQVEGGAWMGVSHAVFESTEPYYPSSRAHGPTDFCEYLMPGPAETPVQTSVILERPAANGPFGAKGIGEMTANAPIPAVANAIFDACGVRITVMPFTPESILRGLDELRAAEPST from the coding sequence ATGGCCCTGCTGCGTGGGCGCGGCTACGCGTCCGTCAACTACCCCACCGGGATGAACCTCGGCGGCGACCCCTCCCAGGCCCTGATCCACGCCACCACCATGGGCGGCTTCGTCGTCAGCCTCTCCTCGGTCGACCTGGGCCAGGGCCTCAAGACCATCGCGGCCCAGTGCGCGGCCGAGACCCTGGGCATGCCCATGGACAGCGTCATCGTCGACACCGCCGACACCGACACGGGCCCGCACTGCATGGGCACCTTCGCCAGCCGCGGCACCCACCGGGTCGGCAACGCCGTGATCATGGCGGCGCGCGAGGCCCGGGAGGTGATGCTGCAGGTCGCGGCCGAGGAGCTCGAGGTCGACGCGGACGACCTCGAGACCGACGGCTCGGGCTTCGTCAGGCTCAAGGGCAGTCCGGAGACCAAGATCCACATCCAGGACATCGCGCTGGCCGCGCACTTCAAGCAGGGCAAGACGATCTCCGGGCGCGGCATCTTCCTCAAGGAGCGCAGCTACCCGGTCCCCGAGACCGGTGAGATGGACCCCGACTCGGCCCAGGCGCACGCGTGCACGGTCGCCGAGGTCGAGGTCGACGACGAGACCGGCATCGTCACCGTCCTCAGCCTGCACAACGCCTACGAGATCGGCCGGGCCCTGAACCCCGCGATGGTGACCCAGCAGGTCGAGGGCGGGGCCTGGATGGGTGTCTCGCACGCCGTGTTCGAGTCGACCGAGCCCTACTACCCGAGCTCACGGGCCCACGGCCCCACCGACTTCTGCGAGTACCTGATGCCCGGACCGGCCGAGACCCCCGTCCAGACCAGCGTCATCCTCGAGCGACCGGCGGCCAACGGCCCGTTCGGCGCCAAGGGCATCGGTGAGATGACCGCCAACGCCCCGATCCCGGCCGTCGCCAACGCCATCTTCGACGCCTGCGGCGTGCGGATCACCGTGATGCCGTTCACCCCGGAGTCGATCCTGCGCGGTCTTGACGAGCTGCGCGCCGCGGAGCCGTCGACCTGA
- a CDS encoding xanthine dehydrogenase family protein molybdopterin-binding subunit, which yields MAKINPIDSEFFKDERSSSFTVIGTPAQRSDALGHVTGKTEFFEDRAFPDLAHVKIHRSVHHHALIDSVDCSEALAVPGVLRVITHRDVPANWYLVLRLIGVEPYDEPVLAEDRVLYVGEPIVAVVADTEAAAIEGASRVKVSYTELPAVLDVEEALSPDAPVIKKDGTNYFVYEGHHARRIRFGDVEQGFAQADHVFEWRYSSAPIEHAPTETTGCIVVPQAGNRLLIHSNTQAAFFTLDNTALILDRPFTDLQVKGGTVGGGFGGKVDVMVEPLACIAATLTNRPVKFVYSREEEMQVSSPRAAERIYIKDGVMADGRIVARKVMLYVDSGAYSRHTPYGTTKAAAHLPGPYTIPNVHADCHCVYTNRTPSSAMRGFGVTIADFAIESQMDRIARALDLDPLEFRLRNAYRDGDLKAHRKVASGTALIEVIQRAAALVGHDLPPEYLAMSSSTPREA from the coding sequence ATGGCCAAGATCAACCCGATCGACAGCGAGTTCTTCAAGGACGAGCGCTCGTCGAGCTTCACCGTCATCGGCACGCCCGCGCAGCGGTCCGACGCGCTGGGCCACGTCACCGGCAAGACCGAGTTCTTCGAGGATCGTGCGTTCCCCGACCTGGCTCACGTCAAGATCCACCGCTCGGTCCACCACCACGCCCTCATCGACAGCGTCGACTGCTCCGAGGCGCTCGCGGTCCCCGGCGTGCTGCGGGTCATCACCCACCGCGACGTCCCGGCCAACTGGTACCTCGTGCTGCGCCTGATCGGCGTCGAGCCGTACGACGAGCCGGTCCTGGCCGAGGACCGTGTCCTCTACGTGGGGGAGCCGATCGTCGCGGTGGTGGCCGACACCGAGGCGGCGGCCATCGAGGGGGCCAGTCGCGTCAAGGTGTCCTACACCGAGCTGCCTGCGGTCCTCGACGTCGAGGAGGCACTGTCACCGGACGCGCCGGTCATCAAGAAGGACGGCACCAACTACTTCGTCTACGAGGGACACCACGCCCGGCGCATCCGCTTCGGCGACGTGGAGCAGGGGTTCGCGCAGGCCGACCACGTCTTCGAGTGGCGCTACAGCTCGGCACCCATCGAGCACGCGCCCACCGAGACCACGGGATGCATCGTGGTCCCGCAGGCCGGCAACCGCCTGCTCATCCACTCCAACACCCAGGCCGCGTTCTTCACCCTCGACAACACCGCGCTGATCCTGGACCGCCCGTTCACCGACCTCCAGGTCAAGGGCGGCACCGTGGGCGGCGGCTTCGGCGGCAAGGTCGACGTGATGGTCGAGCCGCTGGCCTGCATCGCCGCGACGCTGACCAACCGTCCGGTCAAGTTCGTCTACAGCCGCGAGGAGGAGATGCAGGTCTCCTCTCCCCGGGCCGCGGAGCGCATCTACATCAAGGACGGCGTGATGGCCGACGGCCGGATCGTGGCCCGCAAGGTCATGCTCTACGTCGACTCCGGCGCCTACTCGCGGCACACGCCGTACGGCACCACGAAGGCGGCCGCCCACCTGCCCGGCCCCTACACGATCCCCAACGTCCACGCCGACTGTCACTGCGTCTACACCAACCGGACCCCGTCCAGCGCGATGCGCGGCTTCGGGGTGACCATCGCCGACTTCGCCATCGAGTCGCAGATGGACCGCATCGCCCGGGCCCTCGACCTCGACCCGCTCGAGTTCCGGCTGCGCAACGCCTACCGCGACGGGGACCTGAAGGCCCACCGCAAGGTCGCGTCGGGCACCGCCCTGATCGAGGTCATCCAGCGGGCGGCTGCCCTGGTGGGCCACGACCTCCCACCGGAGTACCTCGCCATGTCGTCGTCCACCCCGAGAGAGGCCTGA
- a CDS encoding (2Fe-2S)-binding protein, whose amino-acid sequence MTVKIVNLKLNGVDRAFMARPDTTLLLGLRDQLGMTGAKRGCAQGACGSCTVLLDGSPVVSCLVPAVTVDGCAVGTIEGLSDGQALSDVQQAFLDGFATQCGFCTPGMIISAEALLERNPDPTTDEVHEAISGNVCRCTGYEPIVTAILDAAARRRGAIAATTPETDAGPPPTTAYESSEGMRADV is encoded by the coding sequence ATGACGGTCAAGATCGTCAACCTCAAGCTCAACGGCGTCGACAGGGCGTTCATGGCCCGGCCCGACACCACCCTGCTCCTCGGTCTGCGCGACCAGCTCGGGATGACGGGCGCCAAGCGCGGCTGCGCCCAGGGCGCCTGCGGCTCCTGCACGGTGCTGCTCGACGGCAGCCCGGTGGTGTCCTGCCTGGTGCCCGCCGTCACGGTCGACGGCTGCGCCGTCGGCACCATCGAGGGCCTGTCCGACGGTCAGGCGCTCAGCGACGTGCAGCAGGCGTTCCTCGACGGGTTCGCGACGCAGTGCGGCTTCTGCACCCCCGGCATGATCATCTCCGCCGAGGCGCTCCTGGAGCGCAACCCCGACCCGACGACCGACGAGGTCCACGAGGCCATCAGCGGCAACGTGTGCCGGTGCACCGGCTACGAGCCCATCGTCACCGCGATCCTCGATGCCGCCGCCCGTCGTCGTGGTGCGATCGCCGCCACCACCCCCGAGACCGACGCGGGTCCGCCGCCGACCACGGCGTACGAGTCCTCCGAGGGCATGCGGGCGGACGTCTGA
- a CDS encoding FAD binding domain-containing protein → MLTEVHVPDDLSEAVRLVGGGAGVLSGGTSVMPRLNDHASPPTELVSLRRVGLAGVRVDGTTVRIGATTTLAQVEHDDRIAFLSPVVRSIASVPVRSLATVGGNLFARQPYGDLTVALVALDARASVADASGVREEAVDTLVGQHHGVVTEVLLEAPAPGTFRYLKATRRRFNSASIVTVAAVVEQHDGVVSAVRVALGGVGPQIVRAVAVETALVGRPLDEDAVAAAAQAGLGELAPADDAYASAWYRARVFPVHLRRALLGR, encoded by the coding sequence ATGCTCACCGAGGTGCACGTTCCCGACGACCTGTCCGAGGCCGTCCGGCTCGTCGGGGGTGGGGCGGGAGTCCTCAGCGGCGGCACCAGCGTGATGCCGCGGCTCAACGACCACGCGTCGCCGCCCACCGAGCTGGTGAGCCTGCGCCGCGTCGGCCTGGCCGGCGTCCGCGTCGACGGGACGACCGTCCGGATCGGCGCGACGACCACGTTGGCGCAGGTCGAGCACGACGACCGGATCGCGTTCCTGTCGCCGGTGGTGCGCTCGATCGCCTCGGTGCCGGTGCGCAGCCTGGCGACCGTGGGGGGCAACCTCTTCGCCCGGCAGCCGTACGGCGACCTGACCGTGGCGCTGGTCGCCCTGGACGCCCGGGCGTCGGTGGCCGACGCGTCCGGCGTCCGCGAGGAGGCGGTGGACACGCTGGTCGGACAGCACCACGGTGTGGTCACCGAGGTCCTGCTCGAGGCTCCCGCCCCGGGCACCTTCCGCTACCTCAAGGCGACCCGGCGTCGCTTCAACTCGGCCTCGATCGTGACGGTCGCCGCGGTCGTCGAGCAGCACGACGGCGTCGTGTCCGCCGTCCGCGTCGCGCTCGGGGGAGTCGGCCCGCAGATCGTCCGTGCGGTCGCCGTCGAGACGGCCCTGGTCGGCCGGCCCCTCGACGAGGACGCCGTCGCGGCAGCCGCGCAGGCCGGTCTCGGCGAGCTCGCCCCGGCCGACGACGCCTACGCCTCGGCCTGGTACCGAGCCCGCGTGTTCCCCGTCCACCTGCGCCGAGCCCTGCTCGGGCGCTGA
- a CDS encoding GntR family transcriptional regulator, with the protein MTTSGPAERTPTGRVAKPTLSERIRDGLVESIVSGELESGERLVETKIAADFGTSQAPVREALRELEGLGLIESRPRRGRHVLPFVEQTLREAYVVRAALEETATRLAMIGGRLPWEALEGDVADMYRSAEGGDPHAMGLASSRFHRRIVQASGNFLLDRAWEGLQIEARTAIALVVAGPDLRHVADEHAELLEVLRAGDVEVACLHARVHQWAYADLPHDLNGVAHPVETDRSD; encoded by the coding sequence ATGACGACCTCCGGGCCCGCAGAGCGCACCCCCACCGGCCGGGTCGCCAAGCCGACGCTCAGCGAGCGGATCCGCGACGGCCTCGTCGAGTCGATCGTCTCCGGCGAGCTGGAGAGCGGGGAGCGGCTGGTCGAGACCAAGATCGCCGCCGACTTCGGCACCAGCCAGGCCCCGGTCCGCGAGGCGCTGCGCGAGCTCGAGGGCCTGGGCCTGATCGAGAGCCGTCCACGACGGGGCCGACACGTGCTCCCCTTCGTCGAGCAGACGCTGCGCGAGGCCTACGTGGTGCGGGCCGCCCTCGAGGAGACGGCCACCCGGCTGGCGATGATCGGCGGGAGGCTCCCCTGGGAGGCGCTGGAGGGCGACGTGGCCGACATGTACCGCAGCGCCGAGGGCGGGGACCCGCACGCCATGGGCCTGGCCAGCAGCCGGTTCCACCGGCGCATCGTCCAGGCCAGCGGCAACTTCCTCCTCGACCGCGCCTGGGAGGGGCTGCAGATCGAGGCCCGGACCGCCATCGCGCTGGTCGTCGCCGGCCCCGACCTGAGGCACGTCGCCGACGAGCACGCCGAGCTGCTCGAGGTGCTGCGAGCCGGGGACGTCGAGGTGGCCTGCCTGCACGCACGCGTGCACCAATGGGCCTACGCCGACCTGCCGCACGACCTCAACGGCGTCGCCCACCCGGTCGAGACCGACCGCTCCGACTGA
- a CDS encoding HNH endonuclease, translated as MPSLLDQVRSLRAVLVDERIDPGAHDPAADAARVELIAALERLKSAACAAQADLTVGLDASVREQQSAADVPTRRRGRGVAAEVALARQESPHRGQVLLGLAKDLATDLPATRTALREGRLNEFRAMVVARETGCLDRDDRVVVDGEVCGDADFLHGLGTGELVAELRRRAYAADPTSVVRRHERAVSERTVSVRPAPEGMAYLTGLLPMPQAVACWANLSRSADTARAGGEGRGRGQVMADLMVERLTGQAEADAVPVVVDLVMSDGSLLGADPEPATVPGWGPVPAQVAREMVARASDALQAWVRRLYADPAGHLVAMTTRQRLATEGLATFLSVRDQGTCRTPWCDAPIRHADHVVAWADGGPTDADQLQGLCEACDYAKQAPGWRQRVADDDSGRHAVETTTPAGQRYRSRAPAPPRPAGVPRDNRLAQVDLMSPVERRVTAVLDSYRAA; from the coding sequence ATGCCCTCCCTTCTCGATCAGGTCCGCAGCCTGCGTGCTGTGCTGGTCGACGAACGGATCGACCCAGGCGCCCACGACCCAGCCGCCGACGCGGCCCGGGTGGAGCTGATCGCCGCCCTCGAGCGGCTGAAGTCGGCCGCGTGCGCCGCACAGGCCGACCTGACGGTCGGCCTCGACGCCTCGGTCCGCGAGCAGCAGTCCGCAGCGGACGTCCCGACCCGTCGGCGGGGTCGAGGCGTCGCAGCGGAGGTCGCGCTGGCCAGGCAGGAGTCGCCCCACCGCGGTCAGGTGCTGCTGGGCCTGGCCAAGGACCTGGCCACCGACCTGCCCGCGACCCGGACGGCGCTGCGCGAGGGTCGGCTCAACGAGTTCCGGGCGATGGTGGTCGCGCGTGAGACCGGGTGCCTCGACCGCGACGACCGGGTGGTGGTCGACGGCGAGGTGTGCGGTGACGCCGACTTCCTCCACGGTCTCGGCACCGGAGAGCTGGTCGCCGAGCTGCGCAGGCGGGCCTACGCCGCCGACCCGACCTCCGTCGTACGCCGCCACGAGCGCGCCGTGTCCGAGCGGACCGTCTCGGTCCGCCCCGCTCCCGAGGGCATGGCCTACCTGACGGGGCTGTTGCCGATGCCGCAGGCCGTCGCCTGCTGGGCCAACCTCTCCAGGTCCGCCGACACCGCGCGGGCCGGGGGAGAGGGTCGCGGACGTGGTCAGGTGATGGCCGACCTCATGGTCGAGCGACTGACCGGTCAGGCCGAGGCCGACGCTGTTCCCGTCGTCGTCGACCTCGTCATGTCCGACGGCTCCCTGCTCGGTGCCGACCCCGAGCCGGCGACGGTGCCGGGCTGGGGGCCGGTGCCCGCCCAGGTCGCGCGCGAGATGGTCGCCCGGGCCTCCGACGCGCTGCAGGCCTGGGTCCGTCGTCTGTACGCCGACCCCGCCGGCCACCTTGTCGCGATGACGACCCGACAGCGGCTCGCCACCGAGGGTCTGGCCACCTTCTTGTCGGTGCGCGACCAGGGCACCTGTCGCACCCCGTGGTGCGACGCCCCGATCCGCCATGCCGACCACGTCGTGGCGTGGGCCGACGGCGGGCCGACCGACGCCGATCAGCTGCAGGGCCTCTGCGAGGCCTGCGACTACGCCAAACAGGCCCCCGGCTGGCGCCAGCGGGTCGCCGACGACGACAGCGGCCGCCATGCCGTCGAGACCACCACCCCCGCCGGTCAGCGATATCGCTCTCGGGCCCCCGCCCCACCACGTCCGGCCGGTGTACCCCGTGACAACCGGCTTGCCCAGGTCGACCTGATGAGTCCGGTCGAGCGGCGCGTCACCGCGGTGCTCGACTCCTACCGCGCTGCGTGA
- a CDS encoding TetR/AcrR family transcriptional regulator encodes MPTQLERRTATVTRLLDATEVVVHVRGYADTTVAAVCAEAGVSQGGLFRHFPHRRALLVATAARVAERQTDHVPDGLGLLDALRHLRALVRSRPNQVWHELVRAARTDAELRADLAPALRDYHRRTGSAVAALAPAGRPWTTHHQAALRIVVNYLDGEAAVAHVLPDPDRDEATLRALADLLRPLFEENP; translated from the coding sequence GTGCCCACCCAGCTCGAGCGTCGTACGGCGACCGTGACCCGGCTGCTCGACGCGACCGAGGTCGTCGTCCATGTGCGCGGGTACGCCGACACGACGGTCGCCGCGGTCTGCGCCGAGGCCGGGGTCAGCCAGGGCGGGCTGTTCCGGCACTTCCCGCACCGCCGGGCCCTGCTGGTCGCGACCGCCGCCCGGGTCGCCGAGCGGCAGACCGACCACGTGCCCGACGGCCTCGGCCTCCTCGACGCGCTGCGCCACCTGCGCGCGCTGGTGCGCTCACGGCCCAACCAGGTCTGGCACGAGCTGGTGCGCGCCGCGCGCACCGACGCCGAGCTGCGCGCCGACCTCGCCCCGGCACTGCGCGACTACCACCGGCGTACCGGCTCGGCCGTCGCCGCGCTCGCCCCCGCCGGCCGCCCCTGGACCACCCACCACCAGGCGGCGCTGCGGATCGTCGTCAACTACCTCGACGGTGAGGCCGCTGTCGCACACGTCCTGCCCGACCCCGACCGCGACGAGGCGACCCTGCGCGCCCTCGCCGACCTGCTCCGCCCACTCTTCGAGGAGAACCCGTGA